A stretch of Gadus macrocephalus chromosome 17, ASM3116895v1 DNA encodes these proteins:
- the si:dkey-85k7.11 gene encoding endonuclease domain-containing 1 protein, whose product MGRKEAALPGSSVAPDHGGGMPLFKACLLSLQLLMGPSLAVASVFLSFRDCSHFFHKRTPPLGVHGASLKSICQRFRDKARYATLYDSGRRLALYSAYVFKKSDGQGRADTPWMYEPQLVSEDGGDNMRELPLSDDALALEDSQAVLEDYTDAAGHERGPLNPDQHQAEPDDKSSTYTLTNVVPLATAFLDACWNPYLDTIRRRLNNFCHGNSYVVTGATVSGSAALWRERRERVAIPKHLWLAYCCPWFDRNSPHEVRFMFPSYGSYALNQATGNEVVEVPLKDLESFLTRQTDVDHDLAVFPKGCLAEDLFKRGRRQNP is encoded by the exons ATGGGAAGAAAGGAAGCAGCACTCCCTGGCAGTAGTGTTGCTCCAGACCACGGTGGTGGGATGCCGCTGTTCAAAGCCTGTCTTCTGTCCCTCCAGCTGCTGATGGGGCCCAGCCTCGCGGTCGCCAGCGTGTTCCTCAGCTTCAGGGACTGCAGCCACTTCTTCCACAAGCGCACTCCCCCGCTCGGCGTCCACGGGGCTAGCTTAAAGAGCATCTGCCAGCGGTTCCGGGACAAGGCGCGCTACGCTACCCTGTACGACAGCGGCCGCCGCCTGGCGCTCTACTCCGCCTACGTCTTCAAGAAGTCGGACGGACAGGGCCGGGCGGACACGCCCTGGATGTACGAGCCGCAG TTGGTCTCAGAGGACGGCGGAGACAACATGAGAGAGCTTCCCCTCAGCGACGACGCCCTGGCACTGGAGGACAGCCAGGCCGTGCTGGAGGACTACACCGACGCCGCGGGCCACGAGAGGGGTCCCCTGAACCCCGACCAACATCAGGCCGAGCCCGACGACAAATCCTCCACCTACACGCTGACCAACGTGGTGCCGCTAGCCACCGCCTTCCTGGACGCCTGCTGGAACCCCTACCTCGACACCATCCGCCGCCGCCTCAACAACTTCTGCCACGGGAACTCCTATGTGGTCACCGGGGCGACCGTGTCGGGGTCGGCGGCGTTGTGGCGGGAAAGGAGGGAGCGAGTGGCGATCCCCAAACACCTGTGGCTGGCGTACTGCTGTCCGTGGTTTGACCGCAACTCGCCGCACGAGGTGAGGTTCATGTTTCCCAGCTACGGGAGCTACGCACTGAACCAAGCGACGGGTAACGAGGTGGTCGAGGTCCCGCTCAAGGACCTGGAGAGCTTTCTGACGCGCCAGACCGACGTGGACCACGACCTGGCCGTGTTTCCTAAGGGCTGCTTGGCTGAAGACCTCTTCAAACGTGGGAGAAGGCAGAATCCATGA